The following coding sequences lie in one Arachis stenosperma cultivar V10309 chromosome 5, arast.V10309.gnm1.PFL2, whole genome shotgun sequence genomic window:
- the LOC130981044 gene encoding uncharacterized protein LOC130981044: MEGLTQTKDGTKLLKLNPTKTRKPTILNIPKVNHNTNNPTNNPTNNHHNLNLKRGINTQIGSINAITLRSGNKLDKIGVVPTKLSEEINNEEVGYQVEVMRDEDKNIDKDEEEPLKVKEPKRKNLLEEPMPILFPTLAKKAKK, from the exons ATGGAAGGATTAACTCAAACCAAAGATGGAACCAAGCTCCTCAAGCTCAACCCAACCAAAACACGCAAGCCTACTATCCTCAACATCCCCAAGGTCAACCACAATACCAACAACCCTACCAataatcctaccaacaaccaccACAATCTCAACCTCAAGCGAGGTATCAACACCCAAATA GGAAGCATCAATGCCATTACCCTTAGGAGTGGCAACAAGTTAGACAAGATTGGTGTTGTGCCTACAAAGTTGAGTGAGGAGATAAACAATGAAGAGGTAGGATATCAAGTGGAGGTGATGAGGGATGAGGATAAAAATATTGACAAAGACGAAGAAGAACCACTCAAGGTCAAGGAGCCAAAGAGGAAGAATCTGCTTGAAGAGCCTATGCCCATTCTATTTCCAACTTTGGCCAAGAAGGCTAAAAAATAA